From the Pseudorasbora parva isolate DD20220531a chromosome 2, ASM2467924v1, whole genome shotgun sequence genome, the window GTCGGGATCCCTGTTATTACTCCTCTTACCCAATTTTTCTCTTCTGGAATTGAATTTGTTACTTTTTTCCCCAGTAAAGTTCTCATTCCTAGTGCCTTTTTCTGTTGCTTGTTGTCTTTACAAAATAACAGCAATTTACTCCCTCTCACCATTTTTGCATTATCAATCGGCCCAATCTCGTCATTAATTGCTTTAGTTAATTTCAGTGGATTTATTGCAGAATCTGATTCAGATACGAATTGTATCATTACCTTATATTCCTCCTTTCTTCTCCTTAACTGATGTTTCCCCTTATCACTATCAGAATCTGAAAACTGCCCCCAGTTTGATTTTCTTTTCCGATTTTCCACTACCTTCCATTCATTACCTCCATTTCCCACACCTAACACTTCCTCCTCCATTTCTGGATCGCTTCCAGAATCTCCTGCGTTTCCTACCATGCGCACTCCACTCTCAACCCAGCTGTTGCCAGCGCCCCGACCGCGACCTCGTGCGGCCGTCGCCATTCGTCAGCCGGCCCGAGAGACAGAAGAAGAAAACGCCGCATGAGTTGCCAGTTTATTACTGAGCAGTGAGCGCTGCACTGGGGGAAGTTACTCTCTCGCGTCTTTCATGTGCGGAAATTGCGCCATCTAGTGGTGTGGTGGAGTACTGCCACAAATGTGTTATACATTAACTCCGGTCTTAATAGAAAAATATCCTTTTGTGAAAaggacaacaaaacaaaaaaacctttaGGAAATCATTGCATAAGCTATCGGCATCAAGAGGAAAAGCATttataatatatgtataaaaatgattattattattaggctaggcctacttttattattaaattgatattacatGTAATTTGTATTATGAATTTTAAACGTTACCCCAAACGTTACACTTTTCAAACGTTACACTCACTTTTTCTGGAGGTGTAGCAGGAACACGAATAGTTGGTACCGATCATTTTATCAGAAGCAGtttcttagcaaaacctgctttatactgacccttgtttataaagcagtctggtgagaaatgattCACGGTTTGCGCAAACATAAAAGCATTGACGTTGATCGGGGGGAATATTCCCttcgaaaacaaaactcagccactgtcTTCAGCAGgtcggatttaggaacatcagaatgactgctgtgttcattattacaccccaGAACAGAACACCGCAATCGCTGAGACGCCattctgtttcatgcatactgagctttttccactgttaaagacttggattcccatcctaaacatagacaaagtttcaaaaactaatgttggacgtttgatggagtatttctgtgtcaaaaatattccttccggtttctcacaagtttcagagagtttttttcgagtatgggtcggcttgacgttaatagagcagaaggtccttgtatgggccgtacgggctcttctcccggtagggtgcgcgcgcgcgtgactagagcgagagaggaaatgcacgcccataaacactctcagctgcagatccagtcgtccgtgaacactaatgtcgcgcgccgcgctccactttattcctctgGGTGACGTCGAACATGAAAAACTACAAGAACTACAAAAACCCCACAGGAAACAGGACACAGAAGCAATGAACAGATAAACCTCAACATAAAAGTCCCACAGAGTGCTAGACACAGAACAGATGTGACCCACAGAATGGAAGAATatctttttattctttttactCCTCTTTACAACTGTATACTTATAACTCTTAAGCatctgttgattattatttttggaggagattgtaaaaggagagcagtgtgcttCACTTCATTCTGCTTGTTAATGGTGTAAAGAAGCGGACTCAAGAAAGGGGAGGCCCTGCGGGGCAAAGGTCACGTCCCCTACAGGAGcttgtaaggtccaggagacattCTGAACCTGCCTCATATAGGAGTACTCGAAATTAAAGAATCAGGCAGATAGGGAACCCTAACtcaccattttatttttattttttaaattctctttacaactgtcTGAATTatcattgattttatttttaattcttacacatggtatttttattttttatgtaaagcactttgaattgccattgtgtatgaaatgtgctatataaataaacttgccttgccttaagATAACCCAGtgttatgtaattttcagaagtcaggtatatatttcattctttacttcagagtatttggtGTTACGTATGGAtatttgaattgattatgtgattggcattatacatttacctgactgttaataaattgttacactttgattgatgctgacttgctctggaattattcagggtataatttcaacaaagggttaaacagtgataaactattaaatataaattaccaaataatatcatatttcacattttacaaatattatatacatatatcacTCCGAGGACACTGAATGGGTCACTTGAAATAACTTTATTTCATTATGTTGAAAGTACTGTATGCTTTCTGacaaatacatttcatttgtgtAGAACTGATGTACATTCAGAGCACTTTGTTCAACACACAGTACTTCTTTATGGACTCGGTCTCGTGAATAGAGCACAGTTCAGGTCACTTTGTTTTCCAGTGCTGTTTAAAGTGTAGACGGTTTCACAATCACTTCTAGACTTGATATTAGTGACCCTAAACATCTCATATGGAGGAATCAGCACCTCTTTCTCATGAGGAAGCTTAGAATACTTTGACACATTTGCACCATAACAAGTGTTGATCTCGAAACAAGATACATTTCCAAAAATCGTTTTATTCTTAAAATTATAGGAGGAAGATGTAAATGAGCCAAAACGAACTATTGTGTTCAATACATTCTTATTAAATTTAACATTTGTATTCCGATAACTTACAATACATTTGTCTTGTGTTTGCTTCAGAATCTGTATTGCTTTTGTTAACAGAAAGTAAAGTGAGTACCATTCGTATGTCTTATTTGTGTAGCTGTGTTTCCCATGATGAGTATCATTATTGAAAACAAAATAGACTTTTCTGTCTGTGTACACATACATAGCGATTGAATGATTCCTTGTCAAGTTATTTTCTGGCTTCCtatgttttatttcagcttcCTGCCAAGCTTCTTTAAAAGAAGATTTAGACATAGCGAGCTCCCTCTTCAGGTATTCTGTCTCCACCAGGCGTGTCATGTTCTCTGTACAGCCGTCATATTCATCATCAGTAGAATTCACTGCCATATCCAATGGATATGGTTCTTTATCAGCAGCAACTCTGTGATCCTGCAGTGACAGGAATCATAATGATCAATCATCAGTATTCATGTCTGTAATATTCATCCGAGAACACAAGCTCACCTGTCCCAGAGCAGCTGAAATGATAAGAAGAGCTTCAATGATCAGCAGCATCTTCATTCAGTGGAATCCCTCAGATGATCCTGAAGATCTAGTGAAGAACTGACAAGAAAGACAAGAAACACAACAGGGTTTCACGAATGCAACATCAATGACTCCAATAGGTATTCATACATAGATTAGCATAATACAACTGTGTTCTCGAACTTTTACAAAGTacagtttaatttaaaaaaaaactgctatTTTCTGTCAGATACGAAAaataatgggtaggtttaaaggtagggttagcatgtgtgtgtgtgtgtgtgtgtgtgtgtgtaatgggtaggtttaaagTAGGgttagagagtgtgtgtgagtgtgtgtccttgtttatattacattgtggggactaAGTGCCCCCATAAGGATAGTTAAACTTGAGATCACCGCTtctaaatcatacaggatgagtttttttgaggaaGTACTTATAGCGGGTTTGCTGTATACACCCCATGTGTTTAATTGTCCAATGGGCGAATAATTACCCATAGGACAAAAACGGATCACTTTTCTCAGTTATATAGATCGCCGTCTGACCTTTCATGATTACCTCGCTTCCGCTGGTCCGTTATTCGTCTGCTTGACTATCGGTTTGGTGGAGCGGTCAGGGTCCCGCCAACCCGTTATTTGTCCGATTACCCTACTATTCTTCAATTTTCGTGCCTTTCCATTGGACCAATCCTCATGTGGGCAGGTGCGGCCATGCCCCTTTCCCACGGACCAGTTATTTGTCCAATTACCTGCTAAAATTTCGATTCGCCATCGTTCGGACAAGAAAGGTTAGCGGCTCCTTGAGATTTGAGTTCTTGAATATATTTAGGTATGCCATTCGGGGGCCCCCTCTGAGCCAGGGTGCCAAACCTGGAGCCCGCGGGACCTCCGTGGCAAAATCCTTCTCTGCTATTTTCACAAGTGCCTTGCCAGAGCGGATTTGTGGATGCCGCTTCGAGAGGGAGACAGCGTTTTCCTTCTCGCCGTGGCCCCGGAGTCGGCGGAAATGTCCGGCGGACCCCCGGCTTCTTTCGGGGGTTGAAAGGTCAAAAAAGAGGCTGTGATCCCTCGGGTCCGGTATGGGCGTAAATCCGGCTTCGGATGGCCCCCGTTTGGGGACGGAAGCGCGTGGCATCTCAAGTCGGACGGAAAAGTCAGACAGATCCACTGCCTTTTTCAGGGGTCGAAAGGTCAAAAAAAGGTACAGCTTAATAAAGGAAATGTTTTTCTTCCTGTTTTTAAAGGAAAATGAAACAACTTAGGAAGGGCCGATCAGCCGGGGGTGCCATTTTCCTTCTCTGCACGATCCTGAGTCGGATATGGACCCGCGGGCTCTTCCCGAAAAGTCGAAAAGTCAAAAAAAGAGGCCGCGCTAAATCCGGCTTTGGCGGCCACCGTTTGGAGACAAAAGGTTGTGCCGCCTCGAGCTCGCGGATTGCGActctgaatgtttcctgtgataggtaggtttaggggcagtgtgtgtgtgtgtgtgtgtgtgtgtgtgtgtgtgtgtgtgtgtcagtgatttAGGAGAAGTCGGTCTGAATGGCGTTCCTTCCAGATAACATCAGTTTGACAGCTTGGGTTTGAATATCCTTAACAACTCTCCTCCAACCATTCGTCTGCTATGAGCGAGAGATAAAAAGGAGGAGTGCTGAAGTAAAACCTTGCCCTCTCTTCAATATTCCGTTTCACTTGGTGTCACGGAGACAAACCCTGTGATTCCCTCATCTGGCCAGTAGAGGGCTCCATCCCCAGAATACTGACTCACATGCCTCCATTCATTCACCTATACGGACTAGCAATACATTTCCCACAAGCCCCGTCCTTGGACTCTGATCACCTTCCAGCTCCAGCTCATATggacttgtgtatttaagctgCCAGCTTGTTTACTGACCACGATTCTGCCTAGTCTCCAGTGCTGTGTTTGCTGTTCCTGACCCCTGCCTCTACGACTAAGAATTTTGATTAAGCTTGCAAATGTATCCCATGTCGAGTGACGGTTCATTACACTTGGAAATACGTACAGCAGTTCCAGTTCATGAAATGGGAAGTCACAGCAGACTGAAGTTCCAAATACTGTGTTCCAACTTTCcaatatgtaaatattaattCCAATGCAATGTACACACATGTTCTGTAACTGTGACCATACACATTTTACTTCCTCCACGGGAATCCTCAAGAATGTGAACTGAACTATAAACCTGAATTTATTAAGGTGGAATTCAAGTGATTCCTTGTTTCTTTCTCTTTTCAAATTAAATCCAATAAATCACAATTCACATTTACACAAGACCAGACAATCACATTAAACCCCAATAAACCCAAACTAAGGAGTTTTAGTGTATCAACTGCACTACATTGAAGCTCTTAGTAATTTTAAACCACAGTGAGTACTCACAGATCCAGGGAAAATGAGATTCCAAGAAATCCGTACTTATCCCAAATCAGCAAGCACAAGAAGATAACAGCAGCAATCGCAATCCATGCATTGACAATATTGAACTGGTCTAGACAAACTCTGTCTACAGTGACTAATGACTAATCTTGACTAATCTTTGAACCATATAGATATCTGCATGCGTCATCCATGAGCATGCAACGATGGAGAACATGTTTTGGGGGATTTTAGGAACCAGAACCAGGCTGAATGAGCGAGTTAAAGTTTAGCTGCAGCGTGAGCTTATTTTATCTTAATATGCCTGGAGTTGAGGAATACAAACAGTTAAAATTCCCTCATTATTACTTTATCTATTCCACCACCATTTCAATTAAAATCAAAGTACAAAATAATAATGGTATTCGGTTTGCTGTAGGAACTGTAATATTTCTGCCTGGGGACCGCGCTGAAAATATCTtattaactataataacctCAGTAATAATTCACCCCATTACAACACTCCCCACCCTCctcaaaatgtaataatgtaaattctGACATACCTGGAGTGAATCTGGTTTCCtgtgtgtggccctgcggccttgtctccgtGTGATGTTAGTCTCCGCgcggccctgcggccttgtctccgtGTGATGTTAGTCTCCGCgcggccctgcggccttgtctccgtGTGATGTTAGTCTCCGCgcggccctgcggccttgtctccgtctggccctgcggccttgtctccgtctggccctgcggcctagtctccgtgtggccctgcggccgaGTCTCCGTGTGaacctgcggccttgtctccgtgtgaacctgcggccttgtctccgtctggccctgcggccttgtctccgtctggccctgcggccttgtctccgcgtggccctgcggcctagtctacgcgtggccctgcggccttgtctccgcgtggccctgcggcctagtctccgcgttgccctgcggccttgtctccgcGTTGCCCTGCGGCCTAGTCTACGCGTGGCCCTGCTTCCCtactccaccccaccaccaccaccaggatggtctCTTCCATACCTCACGGGGGGGTCAGCTGCCCCTCTGccttcgtcttcaggcaggatatgcagagtccgTACCCTCTGATTGCGAGCTACAGACGGGGCCTCtgccaaagtactttattgcttgctgggttgttcagaaatggataattgtcacagtatttattctcccgagtctttctggtagaaatgaaagctttagcataagttctgccgGGAAGACTTAATTGTTACGTCACTTCAGCTTCTATCTATCCAATTACATTCTTATACTTGGGTTTAAAAGAtcggtacttactcatgttGGAGTTCGCAGATGCTGATGCCCCAATTCAccgccatcctccccaccacctccaagtcaaatccttccctactccaccccaccaccaccaccaggatggtctCTTCCATACCTCATGGGGGGGTCAGCTGCCCCTCTGccttcgtcttcaggcaggatatgcagagtccgGACCCTCATATTGCGAGCTACAGAtggggcctatgccaaagtactttattgcctgctgggttgttaataaatggataattgtcacagtatttattctcccgagtctttctggcagaactgGGTTTAAATATCTAGGTATCAATATTGCACACACCTTTAAAGGACTATATGAAAATAATTTTACTCCTCTTTTGATTAAACTCAAatctgattttaaaaaatggagGATCCTTCATCTAACCCTAACTGGCAGGGTGAACTGTGTTAAAATGACAGTTCTCCTGAGATTCTAACATCTATTTCAGTGCCTTCCCATCTTTTTATCCAAAGCCTTTTTCAATAGATTAGACAAAATCTATTTCCAGTTTTATATGGGAGGGGAAAACTCCTAGGATTCGGAAAGAGTTTCTACAAGAAAATAGGAGCGATGGTGGGTTGGCTCTAcctaatttttttatattattattaggcgGCTCAAGTTCAAATGCACTGATCAGGAACTAATGATTGGTATGAAACAGAATCTAAATCCCGCACAACAACCTCTTTACAAGCCCTAGTAACATCTAGCCTACCTATTAAAATAGCACAATATACATTGAACCCGATGTTGTTCAGTGTTCATTCTACTCAAAATGACTCATGGAAATGgaaagtctatggcagcccatagaaccgcttAGTAAAAAGTTATGAGCTTTGGCACAAAGATAGAGGACAGTCCAATCATTAACCACACCAAGTTTGGAATTAAAATATGGGCTCAGTTACGCCAACACTTGCAGTTAAGACAAGCACTTCTGTCTTAAAGCCCAGTATGCAATAACCATGAATTGGTCCCTGCCAAGCTTGACTCGGCCTTTAAGCAATGGCAAAAAAAGGGTATTACTCAGTTtagtagggctgtaacgatacaccaaacccatgattcgg encodes:
- the LOC137090448 gene encoding erythroblast NAD(P)(+)--arginine ADP-ribosyltransferase-like; this encodes MKMLLIIEALLIISAALGQDHRVAADKEPYPLDMAVNSTDDEYDGCTENMTRLVETEYLKRELAMSKSSFKEAWQEAEIKHRKPENNLTRNHSIAMYVYTDRKVYFVFNNDTHHGKHSYTNKTYEWYSLYFLLTKAIQILKQTQDKCIVSYRNTNVKFNKNVLNTIVRFGSFTSSSYNFKNKTIFGNVSCFEINTCYGANVSKYSKLPHEKEVLIPPYEMFRVTNIKSRSDCETVYTLNSTGKQSDLNCALFTRPSP